From Argopecten irradians isolate NY chromosome 2, Ai_NY, whole genome shotgun sequence, the proteins below share one genomic window:
- the LOC138315854 gene encoding transmembrane protein 91-like isoform X3: protein MRPGTLRYSGPLPQHEQTYMPNRAADMATIDIVHQPQNADPEMSAPDAPKDYMTLSIITCLFCAWPVGLCAVCAAFDTQTNNLKGDVEGARSSSRMALQLNIISFVVGICVYTFIILYIFGFLSF, encoded by the exons ATGAGACCTGGAACTTTaagatatt CAGGACCTTTACCGCAACATGAACAGACATATATGCCGAATCGGGCTGCAGATATGGCGACAATCGATATTGTCCACCAACCACAGAATGCAGATCCTGAGATGTCAGCG CCTGATGCACCTAAAGATTATATGACCCTTTCCATCATCACCTGTTTGTTTTGTGCCTGGCCTGTAGGTTTGTGTGCCGTCTGTGCTGCGTTTGAT aCACAGACCAACAACCTAAAAGGTGATGTGGAAGGAGCTCGAAGCAGTTCACGAATGGCGTTGCAATTGAACATTATAAGCTTTGTAGTCGGCATTTGCGTATACACTTTTATCATTCTGTATATTTTCGGGTTTTTGTCATTTTGA
- the LOC138315854 gene encoding uncharacterized protein isoform X4 — protein MRPGTLRYCSTTMSAPLYQRFDNDGEPPLFLISGPLPQHEQTYMPNRAADMATIDIVHQPQNADPEMSAPDAPKDYMTLSIITCLFCAWPVGLCAVCAAFDLPPL, from the exons ATGAGACCTGGAACTTTaagatatt GTAGCACCACTATGAGTGCCCCTCTATATCAGCGATTTGACAATGATGGCGAACCCCCTTTGTTTCTAATTT CAGGACCTTTACCGCAACATGAACAGACATATATGCCGAATCGGGCTGCAGATATGGCGACAATCGATATTGTCCACCAACCACAGAATGCAGATCCTGAGATGTCAGCG CCTGATGCACCTAAAGATTATATGACCCTTTCCATCATCACCTGTTTGTTTTGTGCCTGGCCTGTAGGTTTGTGTGCCGTCTGTGCTGCGTTTGAT cTACCACCACTATGA
- the LOC138315852 gene encoding uncharacterized protein — MNESDSGDVDNTTSYPSLYDAEYVYFAEHFVPVTVFLVIILVVGGIGNSLTFFLYFTKFSHSNHRVLVLWLSAVDFLSSVEGIPFVLYDLYSTLTFRNEAFCKIGKLFGVFFPSFSLGLLTFIATVRYWKVCMPFRTGLTTKKSHMICAVVGAIEFLLLAVPALWIYGIKEIPWPGPQTGHDCTISEESSSSTLTTYQRVLNGILFTVSFSVCLIIYILIGRTLIKRSKMCVVDTPTRMANAGDQKQKTNTICKHGNISTIGRHTKLHTIARTGLGKPAKINAIDVFVGKDTQQEESTSSRYPNSDGEYENKDNSDSIVSEESMSVGIQQNQQHGEICDCDCECLYNSEDEDDNMPSSDDDSVQLVNHVTDKLHKTDSCTSTRNHTTEKCAIENSGGEQTPENIKVNAFLDTETNKTEVGNDIKQVTGAEINGAPRVLLDQEKEHGEESEHKAKPADGSGLDKMNRAFSFRVSPVVNRGLERSRRLSIIFLVVTALSFGTCLPFLIFSTVKVFNPNIAIQIAQYANVSSFLTYFYFFNSALNPIVYGFMDSKFRREIRLCCKRIRKRMSRFCKRKTSSSCKYYF; from the coding sequence ATGAATGAATCGGACTCGGGGGATGTTGACAATACTACATCATACCCATCGCTATACGATGCAGAATATGTGTACTTCGCGGAACATTTCGTGCCTGTTACTGTTTTTCTCGTCATCATTCTTGTTGTTGGTGGGATTGGAAACAGTCTTACGTTCTTCCTTTATTTTACCAAGTTCTCCCACAGTAACCACAGGGTACTAGTCTTGTGGCTCTCTGCGGTGGACTTTCTGTCAAGTGTTGAAGGAATTCCGTTCGTACTGTACGACTTATACAGTACCCTGACTTTTAGAAATGAAGCATTTTGCAAAATAGGAAAATTATTTGGAGTTTTCTTCCCGTCTTTTTCACTTGGTTTGCTCACTTTTATAGCCACGGTGCGGTACTGGAAAGTATGCATGCCGTTTCGCACCGGTTTAACTACAAAGAAATCTCACATGATTTGTGCAGTAGTAGGTGCTATCGAATTTCTCTTGTTGGCTGTTCCTGCACTGTGGATATATGGTATCAAAGAGATACCATGGCCTGGTCCCCAAACTGGACATGACTGCACCATTTCTGAAGAATCCTCATCGTCCACACTCACCACGTACCAAAGGGTTCTGAATGGTATTCTCTTTACCGTGTCGTTCTCGGTTTGTCTAATAATCTATATCCTAATCGGCAGAACACTAATCAAACGTTCAAAGATGTGTGTGGTTGATACTCCGACTAGAATGGCGAATGCTGGAGATCAGAAACAGAAGACtaatacaatatgtaaacatggaaacataagcACTATAGGCAGGCATACCAAACTACATACTATTGCTAGAACTGGGCTTGGGAAACCAGCTAAAATTAATGCTATTGATGTATTTGTTGGAAAAGATACTCAGCAAGAAGAATCAACCTCTAGCAGATACCCAAATTCAGACGGTGAATACGAAAACAAAGATAATTCGGATAGTATTGTTTCTGAGGAGAGCATGTCAGTgggaattcaacaaaatcaacaaCATGGTGAGATCTGTGATTGTGACTGCGAGTGTCTGTATAATTCTGAAGATGAAGACGATAATATGCCTTCTTCAGATGACGATTCGGTCCAGCTAGTAAATCATGTAACAGACAAGCTTCACAAAACCGATTCTTGTACATCTACACGAAACCACACTACAGAAAAATGTGCAATTGAAAATAGTGGTGGTGAACAAACACCAGAAAACATTAAAGTCAATGCATTTCTGGATACAGAAACAAATAAAACTGAAGTTGGCAATGACATAAAGCAAGTGACAGGCGCCGAAATCAACGGAGCACCAAGGGTGTTGTTAGATCAAGAGAAAGAACATGGTGAGGAGAGCGAACACAAAGCTAAGCCGGCAGACGGAAGTGGTCTTGACAAAATGAATCGTGCCTTTTCCTTCCGAGTATCTCCGGTGGTCAATCGCGGGCTAGAAAGGAGTCGCCGTCTTAGTATAATATTCCTTGTGGTGACCGCCCTGTCCTTCGGAACCTGTCTAccctttttgatattttccacCGTCAAAGTATTCAACCCTAATATAGCGATACAAATCGCTCAATACGCTAACGTCAGCTCCTTCCTGACGTACTTCTACTTCTTTAATAGTGCATTGAATCCTATTGTGTACGGTTTCATGGATTCTAAATTCAGACGAGAAATAAGACTGTGCTGTAAGCGCATTCGGAAAAGAATGTCGCGTTTCTGTAAACGAAAAACGTCTTCATCGTGCAAAtactatttttaa
- the LOC138315854 gene encoding transmembrane protein 91-like isoform X1: MRPGTLRYCSTTMSAPLYQRFDNDGEPPLFLISGPLPQHEQTYMPNRAADMATIDIVHQPQNADPEMSAPDAPKDYMTLSIITCLFCAWPVGLCAVCAAFDTQTNNLKGDVEGARSSSRMALQLNIISFVVGICVYTFIILYIFGFLSF; this comes from the exons ATGAGACCTGGAACTTTaagatatt GTAGCACCACTATGAGTGCCCCTCTATATCAGCGATTTGACAATGATGGCGAACCCCCTTTGTTTCTAATTT CAGGACCTTTACCGCAACATGAACAGACATATATGCCGAATCGGGCTGCAGATATGGCGACAATCGATATTGTCCACCAACCACAGAATGCAGATCCTGAGATGTCAGCG CCTGATGCACCTAAAGATTATATGACCCTTTCCATCATCACCTGTTTGTTTTGTGCCTGGCCTGTAGGTTTGTGTGCCGTCTGTGCTGCGTTTGAT aCACAGACCAACAACCTAAAAGGTGATGTGGAAGGAGCTCGAAGCAGTTCACGAATGGCGTTGCAATTGAACATTATAAGCTTTGTAGTCGGCATTTGCGTATACACTTTTATCATTCTGTATATTTTCGGGTTTTTGTCATTTTGA
- the LOC138315854 gene encoding transmembrane protein 91-like isoform X2, with amino-acid sequence MSAPLYQRFDNDGEPPLFLISGPLPQHEQTYMPNRAADMATIDIVHQPQNADPEMSAPDAPKDYMTLSIITCLFCAWPVGLCAVCAAFDTQTNNLKGDVEGARSSSRMALQLNIISFVVGICVYTFIILYIFGFLSF; translated from the exons ATGAGTGCCCCTCTATATCAGCGATTTGACAATGATGGCGAACCCCCTTTGTTTCTAATTT CAGGACCTTTACCGCAACATGAACAGACATATATGCCGAATCGGGCTGCAGATATGGCGACAATCGATATTGTCCACCAACCACAGAATGCAGATCCTGAGATGTCAGCG CCTGATGCACCTAAAGATTATATGACCCTTTCCATCATCACCTGTTTGTTTTGTGCCTGGCCTGTAGGTTTGTGTGCCGTCTGTGCTGCGTTTGAT aCACAGACCAACAACCTAAAAGGTGATGTGGAAGGAGCTCGAAGCAGTTCACGAATGGCGTTGCAATTGAACATTATAAGCTTTGTAGTCGGCATTTGCGTATACACTTTTATCATTCTGTATATTTTCGGGTTTTTGTCATTTTGA
- the LOC138315851 gene encoding transcriptional repressor CTCF-like isoform X1 produces the protein MDPGSENPTEGPGVPVNLNDLQHYLVTFNKEIEQNDDPDQFTVGADGSGVVVGEPLSGGQGEPAFIAVPAEKVEPIDPSDVENVVNVVDLKLPYGTAMDIGEAVQQLSQVETTPEVRDQTQSITNGQPEEVSVGLEDPGIDQAVNNCMAEVQAHMAEIAAQGQVTKLTNVEELSKAVNNKECFMKQLEIPVSNSGDGDQKIVHVVSIDGQEHMQLVDAAAAGLTTGLTTGLSTSTGQLIQIPTVSTTLTDSIEQELADTVGNGSDPVAVLASVAANTSTLNQLQTITVGQTELNSAQLVALQNSSDSTQPQLVAVQAREGSMEIMGAEGENNPNSIVLNTGDNNFQTVTIVPSEVNPSGEMSYVLIVSQPDKEDSIGSPKQLNLDMSTMLDMKEESQEMVEEIVQEDGSTRRVITIVPKRMSMPAVTHQAQLMCHYCDYTSPKRYLLMRHMKTHSEDRPHKCNICDRGFKTMASLQNHVNTHTGIRPHKCKECEAAFTTSGELVRHIRYKHTFEKPHKCTECDYASVELSKMKRHMRSHTGERPYHCPHCNYASPDTYKLKRHLRIHTGEKPYECDVCHARFTQSNSLKAHKLIHSGNKPVFQCHLCPTTCGRKTDLKIHMSKLHSSAKPLCCKKCGSTFPDRYTYKLHMKSHEGEKCFKCEQCDYAAQSIRHLESHILTHTGEKPFECKECGQTFRQKQLLRRHINLYHSPEYSPAEARDKMYECDECDKTFAHKGNLIRHMQQHDPDSVQYKDLAGQGRSRDSLSSPLTAEQLLQGSLLTEMREGKLGNTPKIVIVHPDGRVEEVTSKLQTLAHEKDAEDVLMAMTDDRDQVEHGHPDSILQVSGGGSLDNQTIRIALANSTIPNPDAESVLQELQQQTDDERKDVETQVALETDSEHEEEVEQIFQQSGASAEDGNVDMLQIDLQSAVPDQEEAGNVVINLQPAMDTRSKKQKESDEENSSPTKKIKISS, from the exons ATGGATCCAGGAAGTGAAAATCCGACAGAGGGTCCAGGCGTTCCAGTGAATCTCAATGATCTTCAGCACTATTTGGTGACATTTAACAAAGAAATTGAACAGAATGATGATCCTGATCAGTTTACAGTTGGAGCAGATGGCAGTGGTGTGGTGGTAGGTGAGCCGTTATCAGGTGGACAGGGAGAGCCAGCATTTATTGCCGTTCCAGCAGAAAAAGTTGAGCCCATCGATCCGTCAGATGTGGAAAATGTTGTCAATGTTGTTG atCTAAAACTGCCATATGGAACTGCCATGGATATTGGTGAAGCTGTTCAGCAATTGAGTCAAGTGGAGACAACTCCTGAGGTCAGAGACCAGACCCAGTCAATCACAAACGGGCAACCAGAGGAGGTATCTGTTGGCTTGGAGGACCCTGGGATAGATCAAGCAGTGAACAACTGTATGGCAGAGGTTCAAGCACACATGGCAGAGATAGCAGCTCAGGGACAAGTCACAAAACTTACAAATGTTGAAGAACTCTCAAAGGCAGTCAACAACAAAGAATGCTTTATGAAA CAATTGGAGATTCCTGTTAGTAATTCAGGAGATGGCGATCAGAAGATAGTCCATGTTGTGTCTATTGATGGTCAGGAACACATGCAGCTTGTGGATGCAGCAGCTGCTGGACTGACCACTGGTCTGACCACAGGACTCAGCACAAGCACTGGTCAGCTTATACAGATTCCCACTGTCTCAACGACGTTGACAGATAGCATTGAACAG GAACTAGCTGATACTGTAGGGAATGGTTCAGATCCTGTTGCTGTTCTGGCATCTGTTGCAGCCAATACATCTACACTCAACCAATTACAGACTATAACG gTTGGTCAGACAGAGTTGAATTCAGCACAGCTGGTAGCCTTACAGAACTCATCAGACAGCACTCAGCCACAACTAGTCGCCGTTCAGGCCAGGGAGGGGTCCATGGAGATCATGGGTGCAGAAGGAGAAAATAATCCCAACTCAATTGTTTTGAACACAGGAGACAATAATTTCCAGACAGTCACTATAGTACCGTCGGAGGTGAACCCCAGCGGTGAAATGAGTTATGTCCTGATTGTGTCCCAGCCTGATAAGGAGGACAGTATAGGCTCCCCTAAACAATTGAACCTGGACATGAGCACTATGCTGGACATGAAAGAAGAATCTCAAGAAATGGTTGAAGAAATCGTCCAGGAAGATGGTAGTACTCGTAGGGTCATAACAATTGTACCAAAACGTATGTCGATGCCAGCTGTGACTCACCAAGCACAGCTGATGTGTCATTATTGTGATTATACAAGTCCGAAACGGTACCTGTTGATGCGCCACATGAAAACCCACTCAGAGGATCGGCCACATAAGTGTAACATTTGTGATCGTGGATTCAAAACAATGGCATCATTACAGAATCATGTGAACACACACACGGGCATAAGGCCGCATAAATGTAAGGAATGCGAAGCAGCATTCACCACATCAGGGGAACTTGTTAGACATATTCGCTATAAGCATACATTTGAGAAGCCTCACAAGTGCACTGAATGTGATTACGCCAGTGTTGAGTTAAGTAAAATGAAGAGACACATGCGATCACACACTGGTGAGCGCCCTTACCACTGTCCGCACTGTAACTATGCGAGTCCAGATACATACAAATTGAAGCGACACCTAcggatacatacaggagagaaaccatATGAATGCGATGTGTGCCATGCACGATTCACACAGAGCAACAGCCTTAAAGCTCATAAACTTATTCACTCTGGTAACAAGCCAGTGTTTCAATGCCACCTCTGCCCAACGACATGTGGTCGGAAAACAGATTTGAAGATCCATATGTCAAAGCTACACAGTAGTGCCAAACCATTGTGCTGTAAGAAATGTGGGAGTACCTTTCCCGATCGATACACCTACAAGTTACATATGAAAAGTCATGAAGGGGAAAAGTGCTTCAAGTGTGAGCAATGTGACTATGCTGCTCAGTCAATCCGCCACCTTGAGAGTCACATACTCACACACACTG GTGAGAAGCCATTTGAATGCAAGGAGTGCGGTCAGACATTTCGTCAGAAACAGCTACTGCGTCGTCACATCAACCTCTACCATTCACCAGAGTACAGTCCAGCGGAGGCACGAGACAAAATGTACGAGTGTGACGAATGTGACAAGACGTTTGCTCATAAGGGCAATCTGATTCGTCACATGCAACAGCATGATCCTGACAGCGTCCAGTACAAGGACTTAGCTGGCCAGGGGAGGTCACGTGATAGCCTGTCATCCCCATTAACGGCCGAGCAGCTACTACAGGGCAGTCTGCTGACAGAGATGAGAGAAGGGAAGCTAGGTAACACTCCAAAAATTGTCATAGTTCATCCAGATGGAAGAGTGGAGGAAGTGACGTCAAAGCTGCAAACTCTTGCTCACGAGAAAGATGCAGAAGATGTCCTCATGGCAATGACTGATGACCGAGATCAG GTGGAACATGGTCACCCTGACTCCATACTACAGGTCAGTGGTGGTGGCAGCCTTGACAATCAGACGATAAGGATAGCTCTAGCCAACTCTACCATACCTAACCCAGATGCAGAATCAGTACTACAGGAGCTACAACAACAGACAGATGATGAG AGGAAAGACGTTGAAACACAAGTTGCCTTGGAAACAGACAGTGAACATGAAGAAGAAGTGGAGCAAATATTTCAACAAAGTGGTGCAAGTGCTGAAGATGGAAATGTTG ACATGCTACAGATTGATCTACAATCAGCTGTACC
- the LOC138315851 gene encoding transcriptional repressor CTCF-like isoform X2, with protein sequence MDPGSENPTEGPGVPVNLNDLQHYLVTFNKEIEQNDDPDQFTVGADGSGVVVGEPLSGGQGEPAFIAVPAEKVEPIDPSDVENVVNVVDLKLPYGTAMDIGEAVQQLSQVETTPEVRDQTQSITNGQPEEVSVGLEDPGIDQAVNNCMAEVQAHMAEIAAQGQVTKLTNVEELSKAVNNKECFMKQLEIPVSNSGDGDQKIVHVVSIDGQEHMQLVDAAAAGLTTGLTTGLSTSTGQLIQIPTVSTTLTDSIEQELADTVGNGSDPVAVLASVAANTSTLNQLQTITVGQTELNSAQLVALQNSSDSTQPQLVAVQAREGSMEIMGAEGENNPNSIVLNTGDNNFQTVTIVPSEVNPSGEMSYVLIVSQPDKEDSIGSPKQLNLDMSTMLDMKEESQEMVEEIVQEDGSTRRVITIVPKRMSMPAVTHQAQLMCHYCDYTSPKRYLLMRHMKTHSEDRPHKCNICDRGFKTMASLQNHVNTHTGIRPHKCKECEAAFTTSGELVRHIRYKHTFEKPHKCTECDYASVELSKMKRHMRSHTGERPYHCPHCNYASPDTYKLKRHLRIHTGEKPYECDVCHARFTQSNSLKAHKLIHSGNKPVFQCHLCPTTCGRKTDLKIHMSKLHSSAKPLCCKKCGSTFPDRYTYKLHMKSHEGEKCFKCEQCDYAAQSIRHLESHILTHTGEKPFECKECGQTFRQKQLLRRHINLYHSPEYSPAEARDKMYECDECDKTFAHKGNLIRHMQQHDPDSVQYKDLAGQGRSRDSLSSPLTAEQLLQGSLLTEMREGKLGNTPKIVIVHPDGRVEEVTSKLQTLAHEKDAEDVLMAMTDDRDQVEHGHPDSILQVSGGGSLDNQTIRIALCQLYHT encoded by the exons ATGGATCCAGGAAGTGAAAATCCGACAGAGGGTCCAGGCGTTCCAGTGAATCTCAATGATCTTCAGCACTATTTGGTGACATTTAACAAAGAAATTGAACAGAATGATGATCCTGATCAGTTTACAGTTGGAGCAGATGGCAGTGGTGTGGTGGTAGGTGAGCCGTTATCAGGTGGACAGGGAGAGCCAGCATTTATTGCCGTTCCAGCAGAAAAAGTTGAGCCCATCGATCCGTCAGATGTGGAAAATGTTGTCAATGTTGTTG atCTAAAACTGCCATATGGAACTGCCATGGATATTGGTGAAGCTGTTCAGCAATTGAGTCAAGTGGAGACAACTCCTGAGGTCAGAGACCAGACCCAGTCAATCACAAACGGGCAACCAGAGGAGGTATCTGTTGGCTTGGAGGACCCTGGGATAGATCAAGCAGTGAACAACTGTATGGCAGAGGTTCAAGCACACATGGCAGAGATAGCAGCTCAGGGACAAGTCACAAAACTTACAAATGTTGAAGAACTCTCAAAGGCAGTCAACAACAAAGAATGCTTTATGAAA CAATTGGAGATTCCTGTTAGTAATTCAGGAGATGGCGATCAGAAGATAGTCCATGTTGTGTCTATTGATGGTCAGGAACACATGCAGCTTGTGGATGCAGCAGCTGCTGGACTGACCACTGGTCTGACCACAGGACTCAGCACAAGCACTGGTCAGCTTATACAGATTCCCACTGTCTCAACGACGTTGACAGATAGCATTGAACAG GAACTAGCTGATACTGTAGGGAATGGTTCAGATCCTGTTGCTGTTCTGGCATCTGTTGCAGCCAATACATCTACACTCAACCAATTACAGACTATAACG gTTGGTCAGACAGAGTTGAATTCAGCACAGCTGGTAGCCTTACAGAACTCATCAGACAGCACTCAGCCACAACTAGTCGCCGTTCAGGCCAGGGAGGGGTCCATGGAGATCATGGGTGCAGAAGGAGAAAATAATCCCAACTCAATTGTTTTGAACACAGGAGACAATAATTTCCAGACAGTCACTATAGTACCGTCGGAGGTGAACCCCAGCGGTGAAATGAGTTATGTCCTGATTGTGTCCCAGCCTGATAAGGAGGACAGTATAGGCTCCCCTAAACAATTGAACCTGGACATGAGCACTATGCTGGACATGAAAGAAGAATCTCAAGAAATGGTTGAAGAAATCGTCCAGGAAGATGGTAGTACTCGTAGGGTCATAACAATTGTACCAAAACGTATGTCGATGCCAGCTGTGACTCACCAAGCACAGCTGATGTGTCATTATTGTGATTATACAAGTCCGAAACGGTACCTGTTGATGCGCCACATGAAAACCCACTCAGAGGATCGGCCACATAAGTGTAACATTTGTGATCGTGGATTCAAAACAATGGCATCATTACAGAATCATGTGAACACACACACGGGCATAAGGCCGCATAAATGTAAGGAATGCGAAGCAGCATTCACCACATCAGGGGAACTTGTTAGACATATTCGCTATAAGCATACATTTGAGAAGCCTCACAAGTGCACTGAATGTGATTACGCCAGTGTTGAGTTAAGTAAAATGAAGAGACACATGCGATCACACACTGGTGAGCGCCCTTACCACTGTCCGCACTGTAACTATGCGAGTCCAGATACATACAAATTGAAGCGACACCTAcggatacatacaggagagaaaccatATGAATGCGATGTGTGCCATGCACGATTCACACAGAGCAACAGCCTTAAAGCTCATAAACTTATTCACTCTGGTAACAAGCCAGTGTTTCAATGCCACCTCTGCCCAACGACATGTGGTCGGAAAACAGATTTGAAGATCCATATGTCAAAGCTACACAGTAGTGCCAAACCATTGTGCTGTAAGAAATGTGGGAGTACCTTTCCCGATCGATACACCTACAAGTTACATATGAAAAGTCATGAAGGGGAAAAGTGCTTCAAGTGTGAGCAATGTGACTATGCTGCTCAGTCAATCCGCCACCTTGAGAGTCACATACTCACACACACTG GTGAGAAGCCATTTGAATGCAAGGAGTGCGGTCAGACATTTCGTCAGAAACAGCTACTGCGTCGTCACATCAACCTCTACCATTCACCAGAGTACAGTCCAGCGGAGGCACGAGACAAAATGTACGAGTGTGACGAATGTGACAAGACGTTTGCTCATAAGGGCAATCTGATTCGTCACATGCAACAGCATGATCCTGACAGCGTCCAGTACAAGGACTTAGCTGGCCAGGGGAGGTCACGTGATAGCCTGTCATCCCCATTAACGGCCGAGCAGCTACTACAGGGCAGTCTGCTGACAGAGATGAGAGAAGGGAAGCTAGGTAACACTCCAAAAATTGTCATAGTTCATCCAGATGGAAGAGTGGAGGAAGTGACGTCAAAGCTGCAAACTCTTGCTCACGAGAAAGATGCAGAAGATGTCCTCATGGCAATGACTGATGACCGAGATCAG GTGGAACATGGTCACCCTGACTCCATACTACAGGTCAGTGGTGGTGGCAGCCTTGACAATCAGACGATAAGGATAGCTCTATGCCAACTCTACCATACCTAA